A stretch of the Nicotiana tabacum cultivar K326 chromosome 6, ASM71507v2, whole genome shotgun sequence genome encodes the following:
- the LOC107814085 gene encoding uncharacterized protein LOC107814085 isoform X3, whose product MDPLRESSYTNEKRWYFLGHQSGRFVRGLTKESNPKQMLKRAGVVYCVAAHFWSCWSFCTQLLGLASAAGRSVVADVKSAGVIGAASGLAKIVYSKYEPAAKGLYTKYEPMSNMQHQLGSL is encoded by the exons ATGGATCCTTTAAGAG aaAGCTCATACACAAATGAAAAAAGGTGGTATTTTCTAGGACATCAGTCTGGAAGATTTGTCAGAGGTTTGACAAAGGAGAGCAATCCAAAGCAGATGCTGAAAAGAGCAG GTGTGGTTTACTGCGTTGCAGCCCATTTTTGGAGTTGTTGGTCGTTCTGTACCCAGTTGCTAGGCCTG GCTTCTGCAGCTGGTCGCTCTGTTGTAGCTGATGTCAAAAGTGCTGGTGTTATAGGAGCTGCATCAGGACTTGCAAAAATAGTCTATTCCAAGTATGAGCCTGCCGCCAAGGGACTTTACACCAAGTACGAGCCAATGAGCAATATGCAGCATCAGCTTGGCTCTCTCTAG
- the LOC107814085 gene encoding uncharacterized protein LOC107814085 isoform X1, translating to MSSYSDQCVSQCYLSSQWVRISSKNESSYTNEKRWYFLGHQSGRFVRGLTKESNPKQMLKRAGVVYCVAAHFWSCWSFCTQLLGLASAAGRSVVADVKSAGVIGAASGLAKIVYSKYEPAAKGLYTKYEPMSNMQHQLGSL from the exons ATGTCTTCTTATTCTGACCAATGTGTTTCTCAGTGCTACTTAAGCAGCCAATGGGTTAGAATATCATCTAAGAATG aaAGCTCATACACAAATGAAAAAAGGTGGTATTTTCTAGGACATCAGTCTGGAAGATTTGTCAGAGGTTTGACAAAGGAGAGCAATCCAAAGCAGATGCTGAAAAGAGCAG GTGTGGTTTACTGCGTTGCAGCCCATTTTTGGAGTTGTTGGTCGTTCTGTACCCAGTTGCTAGGCCTG GCTTCTGCAGCTGGTCGCTCTGTTGTAGCTGATGTCAAAAGTGCTGGTGTTATAGGAGCTGCATCAGGACTTGCAAAAATAGTCTATTCCAAGTATGAGCCTGCCGCCAAGGGACTTTACACCAAGTACGAGCCAATGAGCAATATGCAGCATCAGCTTGGCTCTCTCTAG
- the LOC107814085 gene encoding uncharacterized protein LOC107814085 isoform X2, producing the protein MDPLRGIWLQKDRTSVWKICQRFDKGEQSKADAEKSRCGLLRCSPFLELLVVLYPVARPGITALPPIFGAVGRTGIMSTSESFASAAGRSVVADVKSAGVIGAASGLAKIVYSKYEPAAKGLYTKYEPMSNMQHQLGSL; encoded by the exons ATGGATCCTTTAAGAGGTATTTGGCTACAAAAAGACAG GACATCAGTCTGGAAGATTTGTCAGAGGTTTGACAAAGGAGAGCAATCCAAAGCAGATGCTGAAAAGAGCAG GTGTGGTTTACTGCGTTGCAGCCCATTTTTGGAGTTGTTGGTCGTTCTGTACCCAGTTGCTAGGCCTGGTATTACTGCGTTGCCGCCCATTTTTGGAGCTGTTGGTCGTACTGGAATTATGAGCACATCTGAAAGCTTT GCTTCTGCAGCTGGTCGCTCTGTTGTAGCTGATGTCAAAAGTGCTGGTGTTATAGGAGCTGCATCAGGACTTGCAAAAATAGTCTATTCCAAGTATGAGCCTGCCGCCAAGGGACTTTACACCAAGTACGAGCCAATGAGCAATATGCAGCATCAGCTTGGCTCTCTCTAG